A window from Lactiplantibacillus pentosus encodes these proteins:
- the asnB gene encoding asparagine synthase (glutamine-hydrolyzing): MCGFAGCLTDRTKADNAAYDQTIHEMTKMIVHRGPDDDGYFADDNITMGFRRLSIIDLAGGHQPLSYDNERYWMTFNGEIYNYVELREQLKQEGYEFKTSSDSEVILAMYAKYHADATKYLRGMFAFVIWDKQEKTLFAARDQFGIKPFYYAISGDDFYYASESKAIYKILKDKTFDENALQDYMTFQFVPEPETLTKEIKMLAPGCSLTKQLGSAPRIERYYHREFHPVQRSEEDYAQKIKDALIDSVKIHMRSDVPVGSFLSGGIDSSIIVAIAKNFNPHLETISVGFEREGYSELDVAQETAEKLDVKNYSMTITPEAFMKAFPHFVWSMDDPLADPAAVPQYFLAKEAVKHVKVCLTGEGADELFGGYTIYHEPESLKPFRYTKPINGALKQIALMMPEGMRGRSFLMRGTTPLENRYVGNAFIFGEQEKQKFFKNYNQNHPFQSITQPFYDESVDYDPISRMQFIDMHTWLNGDLLHNADRTTMAHSLELRTPFVDREVYNLAAEIPADLRISHGTTKYILRKAVEDIVPAHVLHRKKLGFPVPIRFWLKDEMYDWAKQIITDSQTDQYFNKDYFLKLLDDHRAGVRDNSRKLWTVLTFMMWHKLYVESDHLMDSPEANAVAEKVEEF; encoded by the coding sequence ATGTGCGGTTTTGCTGGTTGCTTAACAGATCGGACCAAAGCGGATAACGCTGCATACGATCAAACCATCCACGAAATGACTAAAATGATTGTCCATCGGGGACCCGATGACGACGGTTATTTTGCTGACGACAACATTACCATGGGGTTTCGGCGCCTAAGTATCATTGACTTAGCCGGTGGTCACCAACCTTTATCTTATGATAATGAACGTTACTGGATGACATTTAACGGTGAAATTTATAACTACGTTGAATTACGTGAACAACTCAAACAAGAAGGCTACGAATTCAAGACGAGTTCTGACTCCGAAGTTATTCTTGCGATGTACGCCAAATATCATGCCGACGCTACCAAGTACTTACGGGGAATGTTTGCATTCGTTATCTGGGATAAGCAAGAAAAAACGTTATTTGCTGCCCGCGACCAGTTCGGTATCAAACCGTTCTACTACGCCATCAGTGGCGATGACTTCTACTATGCTTCTGAAAGTAAAGCCATCTACAAAATCTTGAAGGACAAGACGTTTGACGAGAATGCCTTGCAAGATTACATGACGTTCCAGTTCGTTCCCGAACCTGAAACTTTAACCAAAGAAATTAAAATGTTGGCTCCTGGCTGCTCGTTAACGAAGCAACTCGGTTCAGCACCTCGAATCGAACGTTACTATCACCGGGAATTCCACCCAGTCCAACGTTCTGAAGAAGACTATGCTCAAAAAATCAAGGACGCCTTGATCGACTCAGTCAAGATTCACATGCGCTCCGATGTGCCCGTCGGCTCCTTCCTCTCTGGTGGGATCGACTCGTCAATCATCGTGGCGATTGCGAAGAACTTTAACCCGCATCTCGAAACGATTTCTGTCGGTTTCGAACGTGAAGGTTATAGCGAATTAGACGTCGCCCAAGAAACGGCTGAAAAACTAGACGTGAAGAACTACAGCATGACGATCACCCCAGAAGCCTTTATGAAGGCCTTCCCCCACTTTGTTTGGAGCATGGATGATCCGTTGGCTGACCCGGCCGCTGTGCCGCAGTACTTCTTAGCCAAAGAAGCGGTCAAACACGTCAAAGTTTGCTTGACCGGTGAAGGCGCGGACGAACTCTTCGGTGGTTACACGATCTATCACGAACCTGAATCATTGAAGCCATTCCGTTATACGAAACCGATCAACGGGGCCCTCAAGCAGATCGCATTGATGATGCCTGAAGGGATGCGCGGTCGTTCGTTCTTAATGCGTGGGACCACACCACTTGAAAACCGTTACGTTGGGAATGCCTTTATTTTTGGCGAACAAGAAAAACAAAAGTTCTTCAAGAATTACAATCAGAACCATCCGTTCCAGTCCATCACCCAACCATTCTATGATGAATCGGTCGACTATGATCCAATCAGTCGGATGCAATTCATCGATATGCACACTTGGTTGAACGGTGACTTGTTACACAATGCGGACCGGACCACGATGGCGCACAGTTTGGAACTCCGGACCCCATTTGTTGACCGTGAAGTCTACAACCTGGCTGCGGAAATTCCTGCTGATTTGCGTATCAGTCACGGCACGACCAAGTACATCTTGCGTAAAGCCGTTGAAGACATCGTGCCAGCCCACGTTTTGCACCGTAAGAAGCTTGGGTTCCCAGTGCCAATTCGGTTCTGGCTCAAAGATGAAATGTATGATTGGGCTAAGCAAATCATCACCGACTCGCAGACGGACCAATACTTCAACAAGGATTACTTCTTGAAGCTTTTGGATGACCATCGTGCCGGTGTTCGCGATAACTCACGGAAACTCTGGACCGTTTTGACCTTCATGATGTGGCACAAGTTATACGTGGAATCCGACCACTTGATGGATAGTCCTGAAGCCAATGCAGTGGCCGAAAAAGTCGAGGAGTTTTAG
- a CDS encoding MDR family MFS transporter, whose protein sequence is MSTPVDTHGKPYNRGLLIAVLLVGTFCTVLNQTILTTAFPTLMKDFDITTSTVQWLTTGFMLVNGIMIPVSAWLSSRISTKWLYLSAMGIFEIGTIICWTAPNFGTLLAGRLIQAVGVGVTMPLLQTIMLSIFPASKRGAAMGTAGIVVGLAPAIGPTLSGWVIDNLSWRDLFGLIVPIVAIVLIAGLFFMANVLETSKPKLDFASLVLSTIGFGSLLYGFSSVGDNGWTSTVVLSTLIIGVIFIIGFIWRQLTMENPFLQLRVFKHAEFTIAAVLSSVANMAMVGAEMVIPLYLQIIHGFSAFESGLSLLAGALMMGIMSPITGRAFDRFGAKRLAILGMFLLTIGTLPFAFITRNTATVYIVVLYAVRMFGIAMVMMPSTTAGMNALPVELMGHGTAVNNTTRQIASSIGTAILTSVLSNMTDATKPAHSLIKSNPLGYQDSYYNATLNGYHAAFWVAVGFSVVGLIVAFFMKNKQHSVKPVMNNTKEVND, encoded by the coding sequence TTGTCAACTCCTGTTGATACGCATGGGAAGCCGTATAATCGTGGCTTGCTCATTGCAGTTTTGTTAGTCGGTACCTTTTGTACCGTCCTTAATCAAACGATTTTAACCACTGCCTTCCCAACGTTGATGAAAGATTTTGATATTACAACGTCGACCGTTCAATGGTTAACAACCGGGTTTATGTTAGTCAACGGGATTATGATTCCCGTTAGTGCTTGGTTGAGTTCACGTATTTCTACCAAGTGGCTCTACCTGTCAGCGATGGGGATTTTCGAAATCGGAACCATCATTTGCTGGACCGCACCTAACTTCGGGACTTTACTTGCCGGACGTCTCATTCAAGCCGTCGGTGTTGGGGTCACGATGCCGTTACTTCAAACCATCATGTTATCGATCTTCCCCGCTAGCAAGCGTGGTGCTGCCATGGGGACTGCCGGAATCGTTGTCGGCTTAGCCCCAGCGATCGGCCCAACGTTGTCTGGGTGGGTCATTGATAACTTATCATGGCGTGATTTATTCGGTTTGATCGTCCCAATCGTGGCAATCGTCTTGATTGCCGGCCTGTTCTTCATGGCGAACGTGCTTGAAACGTCCAAACCAAAATTAGACTTTGCCTCACTTGTTTTATCGACGATTGGGTTTGGGAGCCTGCTCTATGGTTTTTCATCCGTTGGTGACAATGGTTGGACTTCCACAGTCGTCCTCTCAACCTTGATCATCGGGGTTATCTTTATTATTGGATTTATCTGGCGTCAATTGACGATGGAAAATCCATTCTTACAATTACGCGTCTTCAAACACGCTGAATTTACGATTGCCGCTGTTTTAAGTTCCGTTGCCAACATGGCGATGGTCGGAGCCGAAATGGTTATTCCGCTCTACTTGCAAATCATTCACGGCTTCTCAGCATTTGAATCCGGACTGTCACTCTTGGCTGGTGCCCTAATGATGGGGATTATGAGCCCAATTACTGGCCGGGCCTTTGACCGTTTTGGTGCCAAACGTTTGGCCATCTTAGGGATGTTCCTATTAACCATCGGGACGTTGCCATTCGCCTTCATTACACGGAATACGGCCACCGTTTATATCGTGGTCTTGTACGCCGTGCGGATGTTCGGGATCGCCATGGTCATGATGCCATCAACGACTGCCGGGATGAACGCCCTACCTGTCGAATTGATGGGTCACGGGACTGCCGTTAACAACACGACCCGTCAAATTGCTAGTTCAATTGGGACCGCCATTTTGACTTCTGTGTTGTCTAACATGACGGATGCCACCAAACCAGCGCACAGCTTGATCAAGAGTAACCCACTCGGCTACCAAGATAGCTATTACAACGCTACGTTGAATGGTTACCACGCCGCATTCTGGGTTGCCGTGGGCTTCTCAGTCGTTGGTTTGATCGTTGCCTTCTTCATGAAGAACAAGCAACACTCCGTTAAACCAGTCATGAACAACACTAAGGAGGTGAACGACTAA
- a CDS encoding DUF4811 domain-containing protein, producing MILVLLVASAVALFLSFIYVHRTSLRISLSVVFGILLVGSIFFISLNDGQHYGMVKTTTTTTKSLKSAGSSKQLDLLLYQSVGTADKHRVYIYKNTTNQKKVSHTTASVKTANQVKTTTATPKLVTKTTRWTYQSNAMKFWFGLANNDKQLIKRTNYFYINKSWVVLSTTQAKQFSKLMKQQQATLKARAKVYVANQVKAAMAKNPSMTKAQLAKVQKAAAAQYQANAIQSMVKTVKASK from the coding sequence ATGATTCTCGTCTTACTCGTTGCCAGCGCAGTTGCGCTCTTCCTATCATTTATCTACGTTCACCGAACCAGTTTGCGAATTAGTTTATCGGTCGTTTTCGGAATTTTGCTCGTAGGCTCGATCTTCTTCATTTCATTGAATGACGGTCAGCACTACGGGATGGTCAAAACGACCACGACGACCACTAAGTCCTTGAAATCAGCTGGTAGTAGTAAGCAATTAGACTTACTGCTCTACCAAAGCGTCGGGACTGCCGATAAGCACCGGGTCTACATTTACAAGAACACCACGAACCAGAAAAAAGTGAGTCACACGACTGCGAGCGTCAAGACTGCTAACCAAGTCAAAACGACGACCGCAACACCAAAACTGGTCACTAAGACCACGCGGTGGACGTATCAAAGTAACGCGATGAAGTTCTGGTTCGGCTTAGCCAACAATGATAAACAGTTGATCAAGCGCACCAATTACTTCTACATCAACAAGAGCTGGGTCGTCTTAAGCACCACTCAAGCCAAGCAATTCAGCAAGTTGATGAAGCAACAACAAGCGACCCTAAAAGCACGTGCAAAAGTCTATGTCGCTAACCAGGTCAAAGCCGCAATGGCTAAGAACCCATCAATGACTAAGGCCCAACTAGCCAAAGTTCAAAAGGCCGCTGCTGCCCAGTACCAAGCCAACGCAATCCAAAGCATGGTTAAAACGGTCAAGGCTAGCAAATAA
- a CDS encoding MerR family transcriptional regulator → MDNQEDGVFFKKFKEQLHKHQFTIGITDLAKMTGVSQTQLRYWEQKNYIHSLQTGEKNTTHRYSYGTLMRVHFVKMMLDEGFTLAAAVERANGYGNQMEMMRVFMMTAFQGIEERDGHHMVKLGYFDEDQTQQLYCYILDGKPHYRLYPAKSEG, encoded by the coding sequence GTGGATAATCAAGAAGATGGCGTATTTTTCAAAAAATTCAAAGAACAGTTGCATAAACACCAGTTTACGATTGGCATCACTGATTTAGCGAAAATGACGGGGGTTTCCCAGACCCAATTACGCTACTGGGAACAGAAAAATTATATTCATAGTTTGCAGACAGGTGAGAAGAACACGACCCACCGCTATTCGTATGGCACGTTAATGCGCGTGCATTTTGTGAAGATGATGTTAGATGAAGGGTTCACGCTGGCGGCCGCGGTCGAACGGGCCAATGGCTATGGCAATCAGATGGAGATGATGCGCGTCTTCATGATGACGGCCTTTCAAGGGATTGAGGAACGCGATGGGCATCACATGGTCAAGCTCGGTTACTTTGATGAGGACCAGACCCAACAATTGTACTGCTATATTTTAGATGGTAAGCCACATTATCGACTGTATCCGGCAAAATCGGAAGGTTAG
- a CDS encoding AzlC family ABC transporter permease has translation MDSSLSFRSGVKDVIPTVFGYIGVGLAMGIVANTSHLSVWAVLLMSLIVYAGSAQFIIVSMLLAGSPISAIVLSTFLINSRMILMSMSVAQYFKKDSLLQNVGLGSLLTDETFALSMNKLNQTDQQLKPHWLHAANLVAYLVWAAATVVGCLLGNLISDPDQFGLDFAVVGMFIGLLYLQIITDRSKSLPTQLWVVLFVALAMYFLMRWMPGNLALIFATLLGCGFGMVVSQDE, from the coding sequence ATGGATTCTAGTTTATCTTTTCGTTCCGGCGTCAAGGACGTCATCCCCACCGTCTTTGGTTATATCGGCGTCGGCCTTGCGATGGGAATCGTCGCCAATACCAGCCACCTATCCGTGTGGGCGGTTTTGTTGATGTCGCTGATTGTCTACGCCGGTTCAGCGCAATTTATTATTGTCAGCATGCTCCTCGCTGGCAGCCCTATCTCAGCCATTGTCCTGTCGACTTTTTTAATCAACTCGCGAATGATTCTGATGAGTATGTCGGTCGCCCAGTATTTCAAAAAAGATTCCTTATTGCAAAACGTCGGCCTTGGATCACTCCTGACTGACGAGACGTTTGCGCTCAGTATGAACAAACTCAACCAGACGGATCAACAGCTTAAGCCGCACTGGTTGCACGCCGCCAATCTAGTCGCTTATTTGGTCTGGGCTGCCGCCACCGTGGTCGGTTGTTTGCTGGGCAACTTGATCAGCGACCCCGACCAATTTGGGCTGGACTTCGCCGTTGTCGGCATGTTCATTGGCTTACTTTACTTACAAATCATTACCGACCGCAGTAAATCTCTGCCGACGCAGCTGTGGGTCGTGTTATTCGTGGCACTTGCGATGTATTTTTTGATGCGCTGGATGCCTGGTAATCTAGCCCTGATTTTTGCGACCCTCCTCGGTTGCGGCTTTGGAATGGTGGTGAGTCAAGATGAGTAG
- a CDS encoding helix-turn-helix domain-containing protein yields the protein MTLEQLAAHSGVAADKIIAYTKAGLLPCKDVNAHFSADDEYWLDMVNCFLENGSSVEDLKDLMPLCEQCAAQ from the coding sequence ATGACTCTGGAACAATTAGCAGCCCATAGTGGGGTCGCTGCTGATAAAATCATCGCCTACACCAAGGCCGGGTTATTACCTTGCAAAGATGTCAACGCGCATTTTAGTGCCGATGATGAATATTGGCTAGATATGGTCAATTGCTTCTTAGAAAATGGCTCATCCGTTGAGGATTTGAAAGATTTAATGCCACTTTGTGAACAGTGTGCAGCACAATAA
- the dapG gene encoding aspartate kinase: MEIIVQKFGGTSVKDEAARLQALKHVQYAVDQGDKVIVVVSAIGRKGAPYATDSLLGLVGAEHSRLTNRELDMLVSVGETISTAVFTELARKQGLNVTAMTGQDAGIVTNDDFQNAKILRVDPKPITDAFIDADVVVVTGFQGATEAGHITTIGRGGSDTSAAILGAALKAKRVDIFTDVNGMMTADPRLVTHARFIKAISYEELANMAHEGAKVIHPRAVEIAEQAHVPMRIRSTYQEPDELGTLVTDRTTTQIEHYRTVTGIAHQTNLTQFTVPTDTLSSSEIFQLMAQHGLSVDFINITTHQVVFNLVNGDADVAKKLLTDAHVHCQAIADCAKVSVVGAGITGTPGVTARIVTALAAQHIDILQSTDSYTTIWVLVKQADLKAAMNALHDEFLGIE; this comes from the coding sequence ATGGAAATTATTGTTCAAAAATTTGGTGGCACTTCCGTCAAGGATGAGGCCGCTCGTCTGCAAGCCCTCAAGCACGTTCAATACGCGGTCGACCAGGGCGATAAAGTCATCGTTGTCGTCTCCGCAATTGGCCGTAAAGGCGCGCCATACGCAACCGATTCACTCTTAGGTTTAGTCGGCGCTGAACATTCCCGCCTGACGAATCGGGAGTTGGACATGTTAGTCTCCGTTGGTGAAACGATCTCAACGGCCGTTTTCACCGAACTCGCCCGCAAACAAGGCTTGAACGTGACTGCGATGACCGGCCAAGACGCCGGTATTGTCACCAATGATGACTTTCAAAATGCCAAAATCTTGCGCGTTGATCCAAAGCCAATCACCGATGCGTTCATTGATGCTGACGTGGTGGTCGTCACTGGTTTTCAAGGTGCGACTGAAGCTGGTCACATCACGACGATTGGCCGCGGCGGTTCTGATACGTCCGCAGCCATCTTAGGGGCGGCCCTCAAGGCCAAACGCGTCGACATTTTTACCGACGTCAATGGGATGATGACTGCTGATCCACGGCTCGTGACACATGCGCGATTCATCAAGGCGATCAGCTACGAAGAACTCGCCAACATGGCTCACGAAGGCGCCAAGGTCATTCATCCGCGGGCCGTTGAAATTGCCGAACAAGCTCACGTGCCAATGCGGATTCGCTCGACTTATCAAGAACCGGATGAATTAGGTACCCTGGTCACCGACCGGACGACGACGCAAATCGAGCACTATCGGACCGTCACTGGCATTGCGCACCAGACCAATCTGACTCAATTCACAGTGCCAACTGACACGTTGAGTTCTAGTGAAATCTTTCAATTGATGGCCCAACATGGCCTCAGTGTTGACTTCATCAACATCACGACTCACCAAGTCGTCTTTAACCTGGTGAACGGTGATGCGGATGTCGCGAAAAAGCTCTTAACTGATGCTCACGTGCACTGCCAGGCGATCGCTGATTGTGCGAAAGTCTCGGTTGTCGGTGCCGGAATCACTGGGACTCCCGGTGTAACGGCGCGCATCGTCACGGCACTGGCTGCTCAGCATATTGACATTTTACAGTCAACGGATAGTTACACCACGATTTGGGTGCTGGTCAAGCAAGCCGACTTAAAAGCTGCGATGAACGCACTCCATGATGAATTCTTAGGGATTGAATAA
- a CDS encoding AzlD domain-containing protein, which yields MSSYILITILLCGLVTWLSRIVPFAIIKNLTVPHWLINFLSFVPVAIMTAIFVESLLVYHAGHWPGFNLPNIYASIPAVLAGVLTKSLLAVVITGIVAMAALRFVGWG from the coding sequence ATGAGTAGCTACATTTTAATCACGATTTTACTCTGTGGCCTCGTCACCTGGCTCTCACGGATCGTCCCGTTTGCCATCATTAAAAATCTGACGGTGCCCCACTGGTTGATCAACTTTCTATCCTTTGTTCCGGTCGCCATTATGACCGCCATTTTTGTGGAAAGCCTACTCGTTTATCACGCTGGACACTGGCCAGGCTTCAACTTACCTAATATTTACGCATCGATTCCGGCCGTGCTCGCGGGCGTGTTGACAAAAAGCTTGCTGGCAGTCGTCATTACCGGCATCGTCGCCATGGCCGCCCTACGCTTCGTCGGTTGGGGCTAA
- a CDS encoding UDP-N-acetylmuramoyl-L-alanyl-D-glutamate--2,6-diaminopimelate ligase, which produces MQASQLINSLKFKQVRPALTTDFDVTMLTQDTREVHPGAMFIAVVGYHVDGHDLVGQAIEKGAKIIVASKPLDVDVPVIYVENTERAMAILADVFYGAPSQKMRMIGVTGTNGKTTVTHLIEQIYRDQQQATGLIGTMYRKIKDEKLPTANTTPDSITTQRTLAAMRDAGVETVAMEVSSIALVLGRVWGIDYDIAVFTNLTQDHLDFHKTMAKYTEAKAMLFAQLGNKYNADGTNKVAVLNTDDPVGREFEQYTAAHVLTFGLKPDAMINAQNVEIKSHGTEFDLSVFGHVTHVTMQLIGQFNVYNMLAAFAAAYASGIPEDQIIKSLEKVTGVKGRFQSVPSHTGVSVIVDYSHTPDGLLNALETIQDFATKDIYCVVGCGGDRDKTKRPKMAKIAVEHSTKPIFTSDNPRTEDPTMILNDMVAGVPDTNVPVYEDRHEAIAKAIDAAQPGDVVLIAGKGHEDYQIIGRTKHHFDDSEEAAKALALKPTID; this is translated from the coding sequence ATGCAAGCAAGTCAATTAATTAATAGTTTAAAATTTAAGCAGGTTCGCCCCGCCCTAACCACGGATTTTGACGTGACCATGCTGACACAGGATACGCGCGAAGTTCATCCAGGTGCAATGTTCATCGCCGTTGTCGGCTACCACGTTGACGGCCACGACTTGGTCGGCCAAGCCATCGAAAAGGGGGCCAAAATCATTGTCGCCTCTAAGCCACTCGATGTCGACGTGCCCGTGATCTACGTCGAAAACACTGAACGGGCGATGGCGATTTTAGCTGACGTCTTCTACGGCGCACCTAGTCAAAAAATGCGGATGATCGGTGTGACCGGGACTAACGGGAAAACCACCGTCACCCATTTGATTGAACAGATTTACCGCGACCAACAACAAGCTACCGGCCTGATTGGAACGATGTATCGAAAGATCAAAGATGAAAAGCTGCCGACTGCCAACACGACTCCCGATTCGATTACGACGCAACGAACCCTGGCCGCCATGCGCGATGCCGGCGTTGAAACGGTCGCCATGGAAGTTTCTTCAATCGCGCTGGTCCTCGGTCGGGTCTGGGGCATCGATTACGATATCGCCGTCTTCACCAATTTGACCCAGGATCATTTGGATTTCCACAAGACGATGGCGAAATACACAGAAGCCAAAGCCATGTTATTCGCCCAGCTCGGCAACAAGTACAACGCGGATGGCACCAACAAGGTCGCCGTCTTAAATACCGATGACCCTGTCGGCCGGGAGTTTGAACAGTATACCGCTGCTCACGTTTTGACGTTCGGCCTCAAACCTGACGCCATGATCAACGCTCAAAACGTCGAAATCAAGAGCCACGGCACTGAATTCGACCTTTCCGTCTTCGGTCACGTGACCCACGTCACCATGCAGTTGATTGGCCAGTTCAACGTTTACAACATGCTGGCTGCCTTTGCCGCAGCCTATGCGAGTGGTATTCCGGAAGACCAAATCATCAAGTCACTGGAAAAGGTTACTGGTGTGAAAGGTCGTTTCCAATCCGTTCCTTCACACACCGGCGTCAGCGTGATCGTGGATTACTCACACACGCCGGATGGTTTATTAAACGCTCTTGAAACGATTCAAGACTTTGCGACTAAGGATATCTACTGTGTTGTCGGTTGTGGTGGTGACCGTGATAAGACCAAACGACCGAAGATGGCCAAAATTGCCGTGGAACACAGCACGAAGCCAATCTTCACTTCAGATAATCCGCGAACGGAAGACCCAACCATGATTCTCAACGACATGGTCGCAGGCGTTCCAGATACAAACGTGCCCGTCTACGAAGACCGCCACGAAGCGATTGCCAAGGCGATTGACGCTGCACAACCTGGCGACGTCGTTTTAATCGCTGGTAAGGGCCACGAAGATTACCAAATCATCGGTCGGACCAAGCACCACTTTGATGACAGTGAAGAAGCGGCTAAAGCCCTCGCATTGAAACCAACGATTGACTAA